The DNA segment GGGTCGTCCGTCTCCAGATGAAGCTCATCCGCATGACGGGGGACGAACCTGAACCCGGGAGGCACAACAGGACAACAGATTTAACTTTGGTGTGTTGGATTTGGACATGTCATCCTCAGCctgtgtttgttgatgtgtgtttaacCTGTAGACGGCTCGGTGGCTCTGCGGTCGCTCCACTCCATTCAAAACACAGGAGAAGACACCAAAACACCCAGCGCCTGAACACACAACCGGACATTAGACTCACAGCTATTTTAAAGATGAACATTTATAGAACTATGAAGGTAATAACTCAGCTTGATTGAATCCCAACTCACCAGTGGCGCTGTAATGGCTGTTGTTGGCGAACAGGTTGAGGAACTTCCTGCTCCTGGGAGCTCCGCCTCTTCCTCCGTGAGGCTCCTCGTCCTCTGGCGCTGTGGTCGACGTTACCTTGGACTGTCTGCAGATCTTTGTTACCAcgtccttcctcctcttcacctcctcctctctcctcctcttcacctcctcttcccaCTTCTTctttgcctcctcctcttcctttcttctctctggaAACAAGGGACGTTTAAACCGACGGCACCACAACAACCAAGAAACTCTGCAAACACATTGTGTAGGTTTGACCCTCACTTGAGTCTCTGCTGAAGTTACACCTTCACATTCTATACAAAAAAACAGTTCCCCCCTCTTGTAAAAAGTGTGGTAGACAATATCAGTGTTTTCTGGTCAGTGGCGTTCCACAGGGTTTCGTCTTGGGTCCTCtactcttttctctttttatgcTTCAGCGGATTTTTAACATGATACAGAGGCATGATGCATATTTCTGTTGATAATCAGATGATGCAGAGCTCAGATTAAGTTGATATTAGAACTCAAGACCTTTACAAAAATCTCATaatgtgtaataaaataaacaaaaatagcAAGAGTGCTTTTGAGATATATCGGGACGAAATGTCAGGTTTGTACAAATGTCTTATAATCTAACAAACAGATTACCATGAGATCAGCAAAGATTACCATGACCAGATTACCAAAGggattaaaactttaaattattGAACTTTCTCAATCATCAGGACAAAGCTTGTTGTTTATTATCCGCTGAtggcagatttaaaaaaaactttaattattatttattattattttgctttaAACTTTCGGCCACTGTTTAACTGCTTTCTGAGGGAAATATGCTCAGACAATTTCAGCATTACCTTGGTTTCTTGCTTcctcgctcctcttcctctcctcctcataaTCTGGGTCTTCCTCCTCATTGGCCGACTGATAGACCGTCTCTGTGTCGCTGTCGTCGTTGTGCTCGTGGTTACCGTGCAAACAGTCCTGGAGGCGGACAAGCTCCAACCGAGCGTGTTCCTCCACCACCAGAGTGTATTTCACAGAGTCATAATTCAACGCTGCAGCAGTTCCGCTCTTTGTTAGAGTCCGAGCAGCCACAGCATCTCCCTGAGTGACAGCTGAGTTGGTGCCACCCGCCTCAGAGCGACTGCCACCTCGTCCCCCCCCTGCATCCACCTCTGACATGGTGCAGTCCATCGCAGTGATTTCATCCCCCGCAGGGCAGAGGGATGGACCGTTCTGGACGTTCCGGCAGGGAGTCGGGtctccctccgcctcctcctccctgatgTCAGAGTTGGTTCGGTGGGACAGAGACGGATGCAGGGGCCCTGGTGGGGGCCCCTCTGTGTCGGAGCTGAGGGACATCCTGTTTGAGCCCCCCTCACTGCTGGACCGGGACATGGCCGGGGGGTTATCCTGGCTCCCGTCATGGCTTTGGCCTAGGAACACAAAATATGGACTAACAGAGTAATTTGgaaatgaaaagtatttttggACCACATCACatgtatgttatatatataaaccttATAGATATGTCATTATATAGCTTGATacttaaaaactgaatattttacagCACTAAACTggtaagtaataataataataataataatgtttaggATACAGGTTGATAAAACACTTTAATCATAGACCCAGCTGGTCTTTGGGGAGAAtcatagataaatatataaaaaggtaaagagataattaaataaagtgataACCTGTGGTTTCAGTACCTTGCTCCTGGGTCTTGTCCTGGGCCTTGTTCTGGGTCTTGTTCTGGGTCTTATTCTGGGTCTTGTTCTGGGTCTTGTCCTGGGTCTTGTCCTGGGTCCTCGGTGCTACAGGTGTGCGTGGGACCACCATGGCCGGCAGGTAAACCTCCTGGTTCGACAGCAGGTTATTTGGTttcactccccctcctcctcggtTCCCCGCTTTAGAACCCGCTCTTCCCTTCCCCTCGGCCCCCCGGCTCTTCAGTCCGTTTGTTTCTCTGGGCCTCTGATGTAcattcctctccttctccttggCCTTGGCCTCCGCACACAGCCTccctgttctcctctcctccctccctgcagtCACTCCATCCTTCCCCTTGACGTCCCCCAGGCTCCTGTCTCtcatcgctgctgctcctcttcctcctcctctccctcctcctgctgttgtAGCTGCTCTCCTCTGACTCCTCGGAGCGACGgaggcctgtgtgtgcgtggccCCTGACCCCTGTTTGTCCCGCAGACGAGTGCGAGCGTCTGAGGAGGCGTTGGCTGCCGCCTGAGTGTTGGTCCGGCTTTTGGCCTCATTGGCTGTGGGTGGTTTAGGTGCAGGGCGACGCGTGTTGTACCGGACTTTGTCCTCTTTGTCCGCTTTTGGTTTAACATCCGGTGGTGCTAGAtcccctgaacacacacacacacacacacacacacacacacacacacacacacacacacacacacacacacacacacacacacacacacacacacacacacacgcacacacacagagtatcAGATTATGTATTAGGCAACCAGATATATACAGAGGGATTATATGAAAACAGCCTGTAAGCAGTTTATGCTGGATAAGAGTTTCaggaacagaagaaaagaatatTTCAAGAACgtttttacattattcaaatctgattttatttcacaaaatgtttcattGCATGTGTCATAATCTCCATCCCATTAATCAGCATTTTCAACAGAAGGACTAGAATCAAGGAAAGTAAATATCCTCAGAAACCTCTCACacattttccttgttttctctATTTGTCGTAATTTGTAACtgtactatataaataaagttattattattacaattattacaTATCCAATACAGTTTGTAACGTAATGAGCAAATTTTAAACGCTAAAAACATCACAACGGAtttttatagaaataaaaatgtatttaaggaTTTCGTTGATATTCAGCAGCCGCCTCTCGACACGTGGACGTTTCTGTCTGACGGAGTCGATGGTGCCGGGAAGACACCGACGCAGGACGGAGGGACAGAGACGCTGCTGGAGGTCGAGCAGCTCCTGCTTCAGGCCTGGATCAAGTTTCCCAGACGTCCCatgatgctgctgttttctccATCACTTATCGTCGGTGCCTCCGGGTTTCGGAGGCTGAAGACGGACAGAAGATGTGtcaaaatatctttaaatgacacatttcaTATGGACAAGGGGTATAAATATTCTAGGTTAAAACATATAACATCATATTCTGAAGTATCTTTCAATAAAGCTGTTGACGACATCTATCACTGAGTAATAAAGGtcaattaataatgaataactaatttctattatttttgACGTCTATAGTTTGAGCTGGCTCACCTTCCATCGTAGCTCTGCGAGTTCCTCAGCGACAGATCAACTCACTGTGACGTCATccgttggtttgtgagctgctgtacCAGAAGTGACCATATGTGGAGtagcagggggtggagcctgactgagagctcgacATGCCCCCCCAACACCTGTGttctgcacccattggacggtactagctgtcaatcacactgtggtatccacccCCCAACACACCCGGTGCTTTATgatctgtttgactctaaatgatcataattcactaaatgaacatcatcTGTTTGAAGAAGatttgaaactagagattgagacgtaaactcctgaatgtttactgacgttataaagtgagaagaaaGCTGTGTCTTAATTTAGGGGCCTCAGCCTTCAGATGGGAGGATCCTTCGCCAGACaacatatcccaggattcattgcaacGTTTTTCAAAGCGATCGCGGCGGCAAGTGATGAGACATCTACTgtttacacttttaaatgtatcaGGCTTCAAATCAACCAAAGAGAGGCATTAAAACGTTCTCATTGTGTCCAACTGTGATAAATTAACTATAAGTGATGATTATACCTGGTTGTAAATGAGTTTCTACTTTGTAGCTGTAACGATTTATTAATGTATGAGGTCTGTTATCGTCTGTTTTTGttcgtttgttttgtttttctgtttgttttcggTTGCCTGTCTGTATGTTGCTGATttgataattgtttttcttttttatgtaaGAATTGTGATTTATGTTGCGACCCCCTTGAAAAAGGGATTTATCGTATTAGATACATTTGACCTGCAGGTGAGAGAAATCAGCtgttgagtcattttctcatagacgTCTATAGAGACAGTGGAGTTGCCCCCTGCTGGTCGTTCCAGAGAgtacaggtttcaggcacttccacattggcttcactttctggacccgGAGTATACgtccattttgtttttatacacaGTGTATTGTTTGTACCTGTGATGTGTGGAGAGGACGAGTGGGACTCCTTCCAACTTTCCTTCTTTCCGAAAGAGTTGTTGTTGATGGAGTCCTGCAGAAAGTCAAtgagacagagcagcagagtaaGAActggattcacacacacacacacacacacacacacacacacagatacaataAATTCCCAAGCCCTTTACCCTAAAattcaaactaaatgcctaactcTACGTACACaaaaccctaaaaccaagtcggGCCTCTGTAGTGTCTATACTTATCATGGTCCACACAAAGCTATAagtacaagaacacacacacactcatccatctttattgacCTGCTCCTGATTCATGGTCCTCAAATCACTGCAGAAACAAACATATTGCatcagatttgtgttttcagcacaAAGGGTCCGACAGGCCTCATATTAGCCATTGGTAgtagcctctctctctctctctctctctctctctctctctctctctccctcctctctctctctctgatgacatcactgccaGGAAGAGGCAGGAGCATCGACCAGGAAGTGAACAACGGTCCCGCCTCAACATCACGGGAgccacacactgactcacttaCTGACATCCCTCATCTGCTCCCTGTCGCTCTCTGTTACTATGGctactcactgtgtgtgtgtgtgtgtgtgtgtgtgtgtgtgtgtgtgtgtgtgtgtgtgtgtgtgtgtgtgtgtgtgtgtgtgtgtgtgtgtgtgtgtgtgtgtgacatcgtCCCTCCAGTCTGACGgcaacagacattttaaaatctcaGTTTTATTCTTAAAGCGTCTCAGTGACATCATCGTCTTCCGTCTCATTGTCACATGGTTACAGCAGCTTTCAGAGACAGAGTCGAGCTGAGTGTCTTGTTTTTCAGAGACACATTCAGAGACGATCATTCATCCTCCAGCCGCAGAAAGAAAACTAACTGCTGCCGACGACCGTCTTCATCACAACTCAAACAAATGTAGACAAAGGGAAGACGCCACGAGACCAAATCAACGGTACTTTCAGATTAGTGTTATCTGATGTTCAACTGTAATCCAAACTGattcaaagaaaagcaaacgTCTCATTATTCCACTTTATCTCTTGTTCTATCTCTTTGTTTACCTTCATATTTGTGTCTCTATATTGTATCTGAGTGTTTGTTGCATTGtatcattgttttcttttgtgttgtgtttgaatCATCATTGTTGTTGTACTGTTAGTGTGGATTTAGTAAATATTACAATGCacataaatgatcaaatttAGATGATTGTAATTATATAAGACTttgatgttattatttattagctgtaacattttttatttttatatttctgcccTGATGTTGTTTGATCTTCAAACTGTTTCATATTTGACATATatcatattacacacacacacacacacacacacacacacacacacacacaccaacacacacacacacacacacacacacacacagtctcactgTTGATTCAGTGTGTTTGATGACACGTGCACTGATCAATACTATGAACTCTGTGTCTATGAACTGATTCCAATAAGTGGTGTTTCATTACTATTCATTATGTGAAGAGCAGCATTGTGTTATGTCCTCGAGAACGTGCTGCACGATGATGCACTGTATCAAcgcgtgtgtgaatgtgtgaaggTTTAAATCCAGCTGTTTTCATAAAGGATTTAAAACGTTTACATGAAGGACAATGTCCAAATGTCTAAAGCAGCTTCAGTGTCCAACAGCCACAAGgttcagagggaggagaggacaacGTGTCCTCAgaagctggagcaggaggaacGACAGTTGCTTCTCAGTGGGACTGAATTGTTCAAGCTGTGGTTACATGAATTCCTGGACCTGCCCCCTGATGCGGATCcgcaccaaagtttaatgggaTTTTCCCGGATCCACATCCACTTAAGTTTCAAGAAATCCCGTTGGgacgttttttttgtgtaatcaacAGCGAGTAATAAGGTAATAAAAATGCAGGAATCTTGCTTATTATCACAGAAGCAAATATTCAGTCACAAATTAAAGACTTTCATCACTTAAATTGAACTAAAATactacattttaaaacctgtaTATGCCAAAGCTTTATAAGTCAAATGCATTAGTTCCACATGATAAAGTGAGAAACTGTTTGAAGCAGGATTTCTACAGAGGCTCTGATCCTCTGAGACGAGGCCGCCGCTCGTCACGGAGCTGCTTCGTTAACGTCGGCAGGAATTTATCAGGATCACGAGAGAATTGAAGTGAAGACACAAGAAATCATCAGCTCCAGGTTACAGAGGATCCGTGACATCATTACTCAGAACTTTACTGGAGGTcttcagttcatctgtgagcaGCAGGTTTCACATGTTTCAaccaaaagaaataaaatcatcacATCGTAATATTTACATCCAAGGTTTTATAAACCTGGACTCTGCGATAGAGCGTCTCACTTTCAGAAAGTACATCTTCATATCCAGCTTTTATAAAAAGAGTCAAGAGGTTCAAGACTGTGAACATActattttaagagtgaaggaactacacatcccataatcCTTTGTGAACGAGCCTTTCCAACGACttccagctgcttcttctctAATTGAACCTTGCTGTTATTATACTGTTGTAATATAGTGTGTATTTGTAGATAGTATTTTATGTTCTGTAGTAAACTAGTGTAGTAGATGTTGCGaatacacctgaggattgtgggtagtgtagtttTGACTTAAAACCCATTTGATATCATACAAACtttaacatttctgttgatttcttaattcaaggatcttgatAAAGGGAATCAGACGTATTTAGAGGAGCGTGAGTAGTTTGGTGCAGCCGGAGATTTCAGGGACGGTCTGGCTTCTGCTGATGATGACGGTCTAgttctgttgatgtttttaaaatggatCTCTGAGGATGAATGTGAAGTGAAACCCAGGATGAGACGACTCTGATCTGAGCTGTAAACAGGATGTAACTCCTTTAAAGGGACACCACCAGTGCTACTGGTCTTATGAGACCTCCAAGCCGGCTCCTATAGAGAACTGTGATCTGCAACAGCCTGAGCAGCCACATCACTGAGGTTCACACTGGTTTTTATAGACCTTCTCCTCTTTTGACTTGAATCTCCTCCCGTCGTGATGATACTGCTGCAGCCGAGCCATATTGAATATCCTCCTATATATTTCATGAGATGACAGAACGGCTCGGAGCTTCTGGCTTCAGCGGCAACAATCAGGGTCAACAACAGTGTTTcctgtcaaagtgtccttgagcaagtcACCGAACCAGAAGCCGCTCGGACAAAACAGGTCAGGCACacgacaaagacacacaacatcacaacatgGAGACGTGGACGTTCAGAATCGCTGGAAATATCGTCAcgacacacaacatgtttactGGAGCACTGCAACACCAAGGTACAGCTGAGCCAATTCTAGAGCTGACCCACTGCCAGcgtgaacacacagacacacacacacacacaaacacacacacacacacactcacacacctagCAGCAGATACACAGCCGTCCTCTGCTGTCTCATCCTGAACATCCTCCCAGGAAATACGtggacatacacacacccatTTATTCGGCTTGATGCTCCTGCTGTCTCATTCTAAACACAATCCAGCCatgatcacacacagacacacacacacacacacacacacacacacacacacacacacacaccagtccaGCTCATCACAGGGATCCTCCCAGTCTGTCGTACCTGGGTGCCGGCCTGTGGCAGCTGTGGGAACAGAGCCAGGGTGGTCGGCCTCTTTGGTCGATATTTGTCCATGACAGCACAGGTTGATCCCCCCCGTTGACAGGCAgcttcttcccctccctcctcctcctcctcttctccccctttATCAGGCCACTGTCGGCGCTCCTCAGCTCAGGCGAGGCCTCTCCCACcctcctctacctccctctcttcctcttcttccgcCTCAGTCTCCTCAGCATCAACCAGCTCCGAGCTCGGGCTCTGGAcacacccctccacctccatcctGGCTCCATGATTGGCTGAACACAGTGtcacatcatcaccatcaccagcCCGGGAAGAGGagcggagaggagaggcagagagacagaaggagggagggagggagggagggagggagggagagaggagggatgggagggGTTGAAGAGACATGGGATGAACGAGGgatgacagagaggagacggagagagagagaggggaggaggaggaagtcaggGCCAACCAATCAGAGCGAGCCATGacatcagcagctcctctgcctgAGGCATTTTCAGTTCAGGCTAataaacaagtgtgtgtgtgtgtgtgtgtgtgtgtgtgtgtttgtgtgtctgtgtgtgtgacccagAAAAATAAGATCACACAGTGAACAGTAGACAGAGGGGACACATCAGTCAGTAAAacattgattattgttttttttgtactttctttctttttcttatctcacaattttgtgtgtgtttgcatttttattagttattactTATATTTCTTTTGTCAATATTGGATTATTTGATCTACTGtctttgatttttgattttctATCGTAttgtttgttgtctttcattttaaatgacctTGTGTTAATTTGCTTCTGGTCTTTGAAGCACTTACGTAAAACAGCTCGTGAAAGTTGAtataaacaatttttttcttttgttaatttTGTCATGTTTACGTCAGAATTGAAGTTATGTGAGAATCTAACCCACTGTTACCACCAGTGGAATCTGTGGTTCTTTCACATCATgagtccaaatcgcaccaacCACACTTCACAGGACCACTAAGAACAAACATGTCAATGGTGACGTTACTAAGTTGAACAGTTTGAGAGACGtgtgttccacagacagacagacagacagacag comes from the Hippoglossus stenolepis isolate QCI-W04-F060 chromosome 5, HSTE1.2, whole genome shotgun sequence genome and includes:
- the mapk8ip1a gene encoding C-Jun-amino-terminal kinase-interacting protein 1a, whose protein sequence is MDKYRPKRPTTLALFPQLPQAGTQDSINNNSFGKKESWKESHSSSPHITGDLAPPDVKPKADKEDKVRYNTRRPAPKPPTANEAKSRTNTQAAANASSDARTRLRDKQGSGATHTQASVAPRSQRRAATTAGGGRGGGRGAAAMRDRSLGDVKGKDGVTAGREERRTGRLCAEAKAKEKERNVHQRPRETNGLKSRGAEGKGRAGSKAGNRGGGGVKPNNLLSNQEVYLPAMVVPRTPVAPRTQDKTQDKTQNKTQNKTQNKTQNKAQDKTQEQGQSHDGSQDNPPAMSRSSSEGGSNRMSLSSDTEGPPPGPLHPSLSHRTNSDIREEEAEGDPTPCRNVQNGPSLCPAGDEITAMDCTMSEVDAGGGRGGSRSEAGGTNSAVTQGDAVAARTLTKSGTAAALNYDSVKYTLVVEEHARLELVRLQDCLHGNHEHNDDSDTETVYQSANEEEDPDYEEERKRSEEARNQERRKEEEEAKKKWEEEVKRRREEEVKRRKDVVTKICRQSKVTSTTAPEDEEPHGGRGGAPRSRKFLNLFANNSHYSATGAGCFGVFSCVLNGVERPQSHRAVYRFVPRHADELHLETDDPVLLLKQSEDLWCQGYNMRTGATGIFPAFYVVKLDKDINQVQQDGWVEKFLVRFLGSVQVPVHKGSDVMCAAMQKVACNRRLAGQPPSACVLEVSVKGVKINVQDQCHSAHRGDQCFHFFQLKNISFCGCHPKHSKYFGLITKHPDQQRFACHVMMSDTTLHPLAESVGRAFQQYYKEHIGYSCPTEDIFIE